A portion of the Stigmatella aurantiaca DW4/3-1 genome contains these proteins:
- the fadI gene encoding acetyl-CoA C-acyltransferase FadI, translating into MARERNGHPRVAIVRGLRTPFVKAGSVFSGLTALDLGKAVVQELVQRADIDPNEINQVVFGQVIPTLTAPSIAREVVIAAGLPRKIEAFTVARACATSIQSMTTAANAIAVGEAEVIIAGGTESMSDAPIFTSRPLAHALVASSKAKSLPEKLKPFQKLQGKDLLPVPPAIAEYSTGMTMGESAEKMAKENGISREEQDRIAYASHQNAARAWQEGRFDSEVMHVVIPPRYEDVAAKDNIVRGDTSLDALGQLKPVFDRKYGSITAGNASPLTDGAAALLLMSEEKARALGYEPIGYLRAHAYAATDPGDQLLQGPAYAVPVALKRAGMTLADIDLVEMHEAFAAQVASNIQALASPAFAKKAGWSSPVGEVDRERVNVNGGSIALGHPFGATGARIVTQALHELKRRNKNTVLCTVCAAGGLGAAVILERA; encoded by the coding sequence ATGGCACGTGAGAGAAACGGCCACCCACGGGTGGCCATTGTCCGCGGCTTGCGGACCCCGTTCGTGAAGGCGGGAAGTGTCTTCTCCGGGCTCACCGCCCTGGATCTGGGCAAGGCGGTGGTGCAGGAGTTGGTGCAGCGGGCGGACATCGATCCGAACGAGATCAACCAGGTGGTCTTCGGCCAAGTCATTCCCACGCTGACGGCCCCCTCGATCGCGCGGGAGGTGGTCATCGCCGCGGGGCTGCCTCGCAAGATCGAAGCCTTCACCGTGGCGCGTGCGTGCGCCACCTCCATTCAGTCCATGACGACGGCCGCCAACGCCATCGCGGTGGGCGAGGCGGAGGTCATCATCGCGGGCGGAACCGAGTCCATGTCGGACGCGCCCATCTTCACCAGCCGGCCCCTGGCGCATGCGCTGGTGGCATCCTCCAAGGCCAAGAGCCTTCCGGAGAAGCTCAAGCCCTTCCAGAAGCTCCAGGGCAAGGATCTGTTGCCGGTTCCCCCCGCCATCGCCGAGTACTCCACCGGCATGACCATGGGGGAGAGCGCGGAGAAGATGGCCAAGGAGAACGGCATTTCGCGGGAGGAGCAGGATCGCATCGCCTATGCCTCCCACCAGAATGCCGCCCGCGCCTGGCAGGAGGGCCGCTTCGACAGCGAGGTGATGCACGTCGTCATCCCGCCCCGCTACGAGGACGTGGCGGCCAAGGACAACATCGTCCGGGGCGATACCAGCCTGGATGCGCTCGGCCAGCTCAAGCCGGTGTTCGACCGCAAGTACGGGAGCATCACCGCGGGCAATGCCTCGCCGCTCACGGATGGCGCCGCCGCCCTGCTGCTGATGAGCGAGGAGAAGGCCCGGGCTTTGGGGTACGAGCCCATCGGTTACCTGCGCGCGCACGCCTATGCCGCCACGGATCCGGGCGATCAGCTTTTGCAAGGGCCCGCCTATGCGGTGCCCGTGGCGCTCAAGCGCGCAGGCATGACGCTCGCGGACATCGATCTGGTGGAGATGCACGAGGCTTTTGCCGCCCAGGTGGCCAGCAACATCCAAGCGCTTGCGTCGCCTGCCTTCGCCAAGAAGGCAGGGTGGAGCAGCCCGGTCGGCGAGGTGGACCGGGAGCGGGTCAACGTGAATGGCGGCTCCATCGCCTTGGGCCACCCCTTCGGGGCGACGGGGGCGCGAATCGTCACCCAAGCCCTTCATGAGCTGAAGCGTCGGAACAAGAACACGGTGCTGTGCACCGTCTGTGCTGCCGGTGGCCTCGGGGCCGCGGTGATCCTGGAGCGTGCGTGA
- the hemE gene encoding uroporphyrinogen decarboxylase — translation MNDRLLKAARRQPTDTTPVWLMRQAGRYLPEYRAIRGNIAFLDLCKHPDLAAEVTVQPVTRLGVDAAIIFSDILIPVEAMGIVLELGDKGPHFPQPVRTAADIERLAVPDPVEGTGFVAEAIRRTRKALNDSVPVIGFAGAPFTLAAYMVEGGGSKSYILIKRLLFEQPKLAHTFFQKLTDTLIPYLKMQVEAGASIVQIFDSWGGELSPYDFERFSLPYLTRMVKELQATGVPVIVFGTGMSTHLPLLKRTGADVIGLDWRIPADDGRRILGQDVAVQGNLDPLHLFLPREELEGRVVDILKRAGPVGHIFNLGHGILPPTDPEAAKFLVEAVHRHGAALRQGTLSP, via the coding sequence ATGAATGACAGATTGTTGAAGGCCGCTCGCCGGCAGCCCACCGACACCACCCCGGTGTGGCTCATGCGCCAGGCAGGCCGCTACCTGCCGGAGTATCGCGCCATTCGCGGCAACATCGCGTTCCTCGACCTGTGCAAGCACCCGGACCTCGCCGCCGAGGTCACCGTGCAGCCAGTCACCCGCCTTGGCGTGGATGCGGCCATCATCTTCTCGGACATCCTCATCCCCGTGGAGGCGATGGGCATCGTCCTGGAACTGGGAGACAAAGGGCCTCATTTTCCCCAGCCCGTGCGCACGGCCGCGGACATCGAGCGGCTCGCGGTCCCGGACCCCGTGGAGGGGACTGGGTTTGTCGCCGAGGCCATTCGCCGGACGCGCAAGGCCCTGAATGACTCGGTGCCCGTCATCGGCTTCGCGGGAGCCCCGTTTACCTTGGCGGCCTACATGGTCGAAGGGGGCGGCTCCAAGAGCTACATCCTCATCAAGCGTCTGCTCTTCGAGCAGCCAAAGCTGGCGCACACGTTCTTTCAGAAGCTCACCGACACCCTCATCCCGTACCTGAAGATGCAGGTGGAGGCGGGGGCGAGCATCGTTCAGATCTTCGACTCGTGGGGCGGAGAACTCTCGCCTTACGACTTCGAGCGCTTCAGCCTGCCCTACCTCACGCGCATGGTGAAGGAACTGCAGGCCACGGGCGTTCCCGTCATCGTCTTCGGGACGGGCATGTCCACGCATCTGCCGCTGCTCAAGCGGACGGGCGCGGACGTCATCGGTCTGGACTGGCGCATCCCCGCGGACGACGGGCGGCGCATCCTGGGCCAGGATGTGGCGGTGCAGGGCAACCTGGACCCGCTGCACCTTTTCCTGCCGCGGGAGGAGCTGGAGGGCAGGGTGGTGGACATCCTGAAGCGGGCCGGACCCGTGGGGCACATCTTCAACCTGGGCCACGGCATTCTTCCCCCCACGGACCCCGAGGCCGCGAAGTTCCTGGTCGAGGCCGTGCACCGCCATGGGGCCGCCCTCCGCCAGGGCACGTTGTCCCCCTGA
- a CDS encoding isoamylase — MSWTLGARYDASKSNISFQVYSKNATRIDLYIYATAYGAQEVVSYEMTTVPDTGLWSKTVSVATLQNTYKITGPVYYGYRAWGKNWPFSTAWTKGSAAGFIADVDGSGNRFNPNKVLLDPYALEISHDPSNPQSTDGSVFASGPGTRNIDSGPRVPKGIVLAGDSQSIGTRPTRAFKDDVIYEVHVRGLTRNDSSIDPAYRGTYKGAGLKAPALAALGVTAVEFLPLHETENDANDNAVGTPGDNYWGYMSLNYFAPDRRYAYDTKAGGPTREFKEMVKAFHDNGIKVFVDVVYNHTGEGGAWKAGDSSTYNVISFRGLDNATYYSLTGDKQFNWDNTGVGGNYNTYNPKAQDLIIHSLAYWKDTLGVDGFRFDLASVLGNAQEHGGFNFVRDNSNTALNRIIRDLGPRPGSGGAGTDFIAEPWAIGGNSYQVGNFPAGWAEWNGIFRDTFRKDQNQLGVETVTPGQLATRFTGSADLYGEGNGDTRKPYHSVNFMVAHDGFTLKDLYSCNSKNNNQPWPYGPSDGGDDNNHSWDQGGNAADQRKAARNGFAFLMLSAGVPMFNGGDEFLRSQACNNNAYNLDSDKNWLNYSLSADQTKFKTFAQRLIAFRKAHPALRPANFYLSTDTNGNVMEQHRWFKPDGYVPDAGYFNNGSNHAIAFRIDGTEFNDSASALYVAYNGWSDNVNFNLPWPGNGKNWYRVADTCPWAETDGVNAVAPGAETLLGGEGYSYGLCGRGVLLLIAK; from the coding sequence GTGAGCTGGACGCTGGGCGCCCGGTACGACGCCTCGAAGAGCAACATCTCCTTCCAGGTCTATTCGAAGAACGCCACGCGCATCGATCTGTACATCTACGCCACGGCGTACGGCGCCCAGGAAGTGGTGAGCTACGAAATGACCACCGTCCCGGACACGGGCCTCTGGTCGAAGACGGTCTCCGTGGCGACCCTCCAGAATACCTACAAGATCACGGGCCCCGTGTACTACGGGTACCGTGCCTGGGGGAAGAATTGGCCCTTCAGCACGGCCTGGACCAAGGGATCCGCGGCGGGCTTCATCGCGGATGTCGACGGAAGCGGCAACCGCTTCAACCCCAACAAGGTCCTGTTGGATCCGTACGCGCTGGAGATCAGCCACGATCCGTCCAACCCCCAGAGCACCGATGGATCGGTGTTCGCCTCCGGTCCGGGGACCCGCAACATCGACAGCGGCCCCCGGGTGCCCAAGGGCATCGTGCTGGCAGGGGACAGCCAGTCCATCGGGACCCGGCCGACACGGGCCTTCAAGGACGACGTCATTTACGAAGTCCACGTGCGCGGGCTCACGCGCAATGATTCGAGCATCGACCCGGCCTATCGTGGCACCTACAAAGGCGCCGGGCTGAAGGCCCCCGCGCTCGCGGCCCTGGGCGTCACCGCCGTGGAGTTCCTCCCCCTGCATGAGACGGAGAACGACGCCAACGACAACGCGGTGGGGACCCCGGGGGACAATTACTGGGGCTACATGTCCCTCAACTACTTCGCGCCCGACCGGCGCTACGCCTATGACACCAAGGCGGGCGGCCCCACGCGCGAGTTCAAGGAGATGGTCAAGGCCTTCCACGACAACGGCATCAAGGTCTTCGTCGACGTGGTCTACAACCACACCGGGGAGGGTGGTGCCTGGAAGGCGGGCGACTCCAGCACCTACAACGTCATCTCCTTCCGAGGGCTCGACAACGCCACCTACTACAGCCTGACCGGCGACAAGCAGTTCAACTGGGACAACACGGGCGTCGGAGGCAACTACAACACCTACAACCCGAAGGCCCAGGACCTGATCATCCACTCGCTGGCCTACTGGAAGGACACGCTGGGCGTGGATGGCTTCCGGTTCGACCTGGCCTCGGTGCTCGGCAACGCCCAGGAGCATGGGGGGTTCAACTTTGTCCGGGACAACAGCAACACGGCGCTCAACCGCATCATCCGGGACCTGGGGCCCCGGCCGGGCAGTGGCGGCGCGGGCACGGACTTCATCGCCGAGCCTTGGGCCATTGGAGGGAACTCGTACCAAGTGGGCAACTTCCCGGCAGGGTGGGCCGAGTGGAATGGCATCTTCCGCGACACGTTCCGCAAGGACCAGAACCAGCTCGGGGTGGAGACCGTCACGCCTGGCCAGCTCGCCACCCGCTTCACGGGCTCGGCGGATCTGTACGGAGAGGGGAACGGGGATACCCGCAAGCCGTACCACTCCGTCAACTTCATGGTGGCCCACGATGGCTTCACGCTGAAGGACCTCTACTCCTGCAACAGCAAGAACAACAACCAGCCGTGGCCCTATGGGCCCTCGGATGGTGGCGATGACAACAACCACAGCTGGGACCAGGGAGGCAACGCCGCAGACCAGCGCAAGGCCGCGCGCAATGGCTTCGCCTTCCTGATGCTCAGCGCGGGCGTGCCCATGTTCAATGGCGGGGATGAGTTCCTGCGCAGCCAGGCGTGCAACAACAATGCGTACAACCTGGACTCGGACAAGAACTGGCTGAATTACTCCCTGTCCGCGGACCAGACGAAGTTCAAGACGTTTGCCCAGCGGCTCATCGCGTTCCGCAAGGCGCACCCGGCGCTGCGGCCCGCGAACTTCTATCTGAGCACGGACACCAACGGAAACGTGATGGAACAGCACCGCTGGTTCAAGCCCGATGGGTACGTGCCCGATGCGGGCTACTTCAACAACGGCAGCAACCACGCCATCGCTTTCCGCATCGATGGGACCGAGTTCAATGACTCGGCCAGCGCCCTCTACGTTGCCTACAATGGTTGGTCGGACAACGTGAACTTCAACCTGCCGTGGCCTGGCAATGGGAAGAACTGGTACCGGGTGGCGGATACCTGCCCCTGGGCGGAGACCGATGGCGTCAATGCGGTGGCCCCGGGTGCCGAGACGTTGCTCGGAGGAGAGGGGTATTCCTACGGCCTGTGTGGCCGGGGCGTGCTGCTGCTGATCGCCAAGTAG
- a CDS encoding tyrosine-type recombinase/integrase, which yields MSVKVRPYIKRGKSGWEVDIMFKWPDGELYRERVKAPVSSKSGAKAWGEQRQSELLARGKQAKEEVKRKAVPMLEEFVPRFIEGYARANRQKPSTIISKESVLRIYLVPRFGQRRLDTLTHEDIQRLKADLKDLSTKTVNNVLTVFNKLLKVAVEWGVLDKLPVTIKLLKAPKPTMSFYDFEEYERLVEAASKLDWRIQAMVLLGGDAGLRSGEILALEWTDVDFRRGQLHIRQSEWQGHVTVPKGGRDRRVPMTKRLAALLATNRHLKGPRVLYRDNGQPATRAAVSRWMAKAQKRAGLPVTRALHVLRHTFCSPLAMRGAPAKAIQELAGHENLSTTQRYMHLSPAAKDAAISLLDEAASQISGDILETEITPREKPGS from the coding sequence ATGAGCGTGAAGGTCAGGCCGTACATCAAGCGTGGCAAGAGCGGATGGGAGGTGGACATCATGTTCAAGTGGCCCGATGGCGAGCTGTACCGCGAGCGCGTGAAGGCTCCGGTCAGCTCGAAGTCGGGCGCGAAGGCGTGGGGCGAACAGCGGCAGTCCGAGTTGCTCGCACGCGGCAAGCAGGCCAAGGAGGAGGTGAAACGGAAGGCGGTCCCAATGTTGGAGGAGTTCGTTCCCAGGTTCATCGAGGGCTACGCCCGGGCCAATCGGCAGAAGCCCAGCACCATCATCAGCAAGGAGTCCGTGCTGCGGATCTACCTGGTGCCCCGGTTCGGTCAGCGGCGGCTGGACACGCTGACGCACGAGGACATCCAGCGCCTCAAGGCCGACCTGAAGGATCTGTCCACGAAGACCGTGAACAACGTCCTCACCGTCTTCAACAAGCTGCTGAAGGTGGCGGTGGAGTGGGGCGTCCTCGACAAGCTGCCGGTCACCATCAAGCTGCTCAAGGCTCCAAAGCCCACCATGTCGTTCTACGACTTCGAGGAGTACGAGCGGCTGGTCGAGGCGGCCAGCAAGCTGGACTGGCGCATCCAGGCCATGGTGCTGCTCGGTGGAGACGCGGGCCTGCGCAGTGGGGAGATCCTCGCGTTGGAGTGGACGGACGTGGACTTCCGGCGAGGACAGCTCCACATCCGGCAATCAGAGTGGCAGGGGCACGTCACCGTGCCCAAGGGTGGGCGTGATCGACGGGTGCCCATGACGAAGCGGCTGGCCGCGTTGCTCGCGACCAATCGGCATCTGAAGGGTCCGCGTGTCCTCTACCGGGACAACGGCCAACCAGCGACCCGGGCGGCTGTCTCCCGCTGGATGGCGAAGGCGCAGAAGCGGGCGGGGCTGCCGGTGACACGAGCGCTCCACGTCCTCCGGCACACCTTCTGCTCGCCGCTGGCGATGCGAGGGGCGCCCGCTAAGGCCATCCAGGAACTGGCCGGGCACGAGAACCTCTCCACCACCCAGCGCTACATGCACCTGAGCCCGGCAGCGAAGGACGCGGCCATCAGCCTGCTCGATGAGGCGGCGTCCCAGATTTCTGGAGACATCCTGGAGACGGAGATCACGCCGAGGGAGAAGCCCGGGAGCTGA
- a CDS encoding helix-turn-helix domain-containing protein, which yields MQDGIHSSSDGGRSACLSVEAGLRDLIRALVREELAALHGEPALRERVQAGSPSSSPSEGQPPLDKAVYTAEEVARLLRCSPKAVYAKVSRGQLPSAFRLGRSLRFRGSELLPFILEGRAPSLRRAR from the coding sequence ATGCAGGACGGGATTCATTCCAGCAGTGACGGTGGGAGGTCAGCGTGTCTCAGCGTAGAGGCCGGACTGCGTGACCTCATCCGCGCCCTGGTGCGCGAGGAACTGGCGGCGCTTCACGGGGAACCAGCGCTCCGCGAGCGGGTGCAGGCAGGTTCTCCCAGCAGCAGCCCCTCGGAGGGACAACCACCGCTCGACAAGGCCGTCTACACCGCCGAGGAGGTGGCCCGCCTCCTCAGGTGCAGCCCCAAGGCCGTGTACGCGAAGGTGTCGCGCGGCCAGCTTCCAAGCGCGTTCCGCTTGGGCCGCTCACTGCGGTTCCGGGGGAGCGAGCTTCTGCCGTTTATTCTCGAAGGGCGTGCGCCGTCGCTGAGGAGGGCTCGGTGA
- a CDS encoding isocitrate lyase/PEP mutase family protein has translation MTQPLIDAQRFRALHAPGQLLVLPNVWDAMSARLLESLGAAALATSSAAVAWAHGAPDGEHFEFDRLLASTRDIVRSVRIPVSVDFERGYSTSATNVAEAVCRLAQVGVVGVNLEDGTEPPEVLASKVSACREALRREGLDVFLNARTDVVLRRMLSGPQAIDEVVRRAKRYTEAGCDGIFAPGISAADDLARVVNEVATPLNVWAAPTLPPTDQLRTLGVRRVSVGPRLALTALSAARRDAEQLMAGHWAPAPGDAPLTYPQVNGWFSQTPAPSKE, from the coding sequence ATGACCCAGCCTCTTATCGACGCGCAACGGTTCCGTGCGCTCCACGCCCCCGGCCAACTGCTGGTCCTACCCAATGTCTGGGACGCCATGAGCGCCCGGTTGCTTGAGAGCCTTGGCGCTGCGGCACTCGCCACCAGCAGTGCCGCGGTAGCGTGGGCCCACGGCGCGCCCGACGGAGAGCACTTCGAGTTCGACCGTCTGTTGGCCTCGACCCGCGACATCGTCCGCTCCGTGCGAATCCCGGTGAGCGTCGATTTCGAGCGCGGCTACAGTACGAGTGCCACGAACGTAGCGGAAGCCGTATGCCGGCTCGCCCAGGTGGGCGTGGTGGGCGTCAACCTCGAGGACGGAACGGAACCTCCCGAGGTCCTTGCCTCGAAGGTGTCAGCCTGCCGGGAGGCGCTCCGGCGGGAAGGCTTGGACGTGTTTCTGAACGCGCGCACCGACGTGGTGCTGCGTCGCATGCTTTCGGGCCCTCAGGCCATCGACGAGGTGGTACGGCGCGCGAAGCGCTACACCGAAGCGGGCTGCGATGGCATCTTCGCCCCTGGCATCTCGGCGGCCGACGATCTGGCCCGGGTCGTCAACGAAGTCGCAACCCCTCTCAATGTATGGGCGGCACCAACGTTGCCGCCGACTGACCAGCTCCGCACCCTGGGAGTACGCCGGGTAAGTGTGGGCCCACGCCTCGCCCTGACTGCGCTCTCAGCGGCAAGGCGCGACGCGGAACAACTGATGGCAGGTCACTGGGCACCTGCGCCAGGGGACGCCCCGCTCACGTATCCTCAGGTCAATGGTTGGTTTTCCCAGACGCCTGCTCCGTCCAAAGAATAA
- a CDS encoding phenylacetate--CoA ligase family protein, whose protein sequence is MSTLFEARLQALKTPPAISRYLLEGAPADRMPTEKLANYQLESLKAILQRAYDHSAFYREKMTRSGVRPSDVQQLQDLGKLPFLTKDELRGNPWILLTCEKKDIVLIQVSTGTTGGEEIYMAYTWNDYLLHDLSPQYPGLFPVGPGDICLNALPYEMSTAGLSFHKTFMDGYQATVIPAGKGGAYSTPTKTLKMIRDLRPNVVVTSPSWAITLAEEAVRSNVALPDLGLKKMWLTGEGCSSAFRQRVETLWGTTANYFYGSLECGGLGIECDAHNGYHLTQAHVLMEIVDPKTGALLQPGAVGEIVVTALLRYDSPIIRFRTGDLGYLETAPCACGSTLTRFHLRGRAFDQLQFRGKALSPLLLEEFLMRIPEVGNWFQFVMPSSDSARIKIRCELADGVQPSQALAATIASRMEASAHLPFDIEFVGHLPRPGSKVLRVVRE, encoded by the coding sequence ATGAGCACTCTGTTCGAAGCGAGGCTGCAGGCCTTGAAAACTCCTCCGGCCATCTCCCGCTACCTCTTGGAGGGAGCACCTGCGGACCGGATGCCCACTGAGAAACTGGCCAATTACCAACTTGAATCGCTCAAGGCCATCCTCCAAAGGGCCTACGACCACTCCGCCTTCTATCGGGAGAAGATGACCCGCTCGGGTGTCCGCCCCAGCGACGTTCAGCAACTTCAGGATCTCGGAAAGCTGCCCTTTCTGACGAAGGACGAGCTTCGCGGGAACCCTTGGATTCTGCTGACCTGCGAAAAGAAGGACATTGTGCTCATCCAGGTGTCCACGGGAACGACCGGCGGCGAAGAGATCTACATGGCGTACACGTGGAACGACTACCTGCTCCACGATCTCTCGCCACAGTACCCCGGTCTGTTTCCTGTCGGGCCCGGCGACATCTGTTTGAACGCCCTCCCGTATGAGATGAGCACTGCGGGACTCTCCTTTCATAAGACGTTCATGGATGGCTACCAAGCCACCGTCATCCCCGCCGGCAAAGGAGGGGCTTATTCCACGCCTACCAAGACGCTCAAGATGATCCGGGACCTGCGCCCCAACGTCGTCGTCACCAGCCCTTCTTGGGCCATCACCCTGGCGGAAGAAGCCGTCCGAAGCAACGTGGCACTGCCTGATCTGGGCCTGAAGAAGATGTGGTTAACCGGCGAAGGGTGCTCCTCCGCGTTCCGGCAGCGGGTGGAGACGCTCTGGGGCACCACTGCCAACTACTTCTATGGCTCGCTGGAGTGTGGGGGGCTCGGGATCGAATGCGATGCCCACAACGGATACCACCTGACCCAGGCCCACGTCCTCATGGAGATCGTGGATCCCAAGACGGGAGCGCTCCTGCAACCGGGAGCAGTCGGTGAGATCGTCGTGACGGCGCTCTTGCGCTACGACAGCCCGATCATCCGGTTCCGCACGGGCGATCTCGGCTACCTGGAAACCGCCCCGTGTGCTTGCGGCTCCACACTGACCCGCTTCCATCTGAGGGGCAGAGCGTTTGACCAACTCCAGTTCCGCGGAAAGGCCCTCTCGCCCCTTCTCCTGGAAGAGTTCCTGATGCGGATACCGGAAGTCGGCAACTGGTTCCAGTTCGTCATGCCTTCCTCGGACAGCGCGCGCATCAAAATCCGCTGTGAGCTGGCCGATGGCGTGCAGCCCTCCCAAGCACTGGCCGCCACGATCGCGAGCCGGATGGAGGCCTCTGCCCACCTGCCGTTCGATATCGAGTTCGTCGGCCATCTGCCCCGCCCTGGCAGCAAGGTGCTCCGGGTCGTCCGCGAGTAG
- a CDS encoding amidohydrolase family protein: MIIDAHAHLSPTAYGSTERYLEVLRQSGIEQAVVCPGGMLDVRKMNEFVSGQKKPDAIPKNEYVSQSVQAHPELHGVACVDPCHPQALSQLEALLKQGFHGLMVSPLVHKFSFSDDMMAGLATLCGEQGAPIISHNGWRPGANTLDYVQLAKKFPRTNFILEHMGAHPADAEATEACASLDNLFLETSLGTHLHVAETVKKAGASKVIFGSEFPLSHPALEMKKVYLLPITDGEREQILGGNIRGLLCLD; the protein is encoded by the coding sequence ATGATCATCGACGCACACGCACACTTGTCTCCTACGGCCTATGGCTCCACGGAGAGGTACCTGGAAGTGCTGAGGCAGAGCGGCATTGAGCAAGCTGTTGTCTGCCCTGGCGGCATGCTCGACGTCAGGAAGATGAACGAATTCGTGTCTGGCCAGAAGAAGCCAGATGCCATTCCCAAGAATGAGTACGTGAGCCAATCTGTCCAAGCTCACCCCGAGTTGCATGGCGTGGCGTGCGTGGACCCCTGCCACCCGCAGGCACTCTCGCAATTGGAAGCGTTGCTGAAGCAAGGCTTCCACGGGCTCATGGTCTCTCCCCTCGTCCACAAGTTCTCGTTCTCCGATGACATGATGGCTGGATTGGCCACCCTCTGCGGTGAGCAAGGGGCCCCCATCATCTCGCACAATGGGTGGAGACCGGGAGCGAACACCCTTGACTACGTCCAGCTGGCCAAGAAGTTCCCGCGCACGAACTTCATCCTGGAGCACATGGGGGCCCACCCCGCCGACGCGGAAGCAACGGAGGCCTGCGCCAGTCTGGACAACCTCTTCTTGGAGACATCGCTCGGAACCCACCTTCACGTCGCGGAGACAGTGAAGAAAGCAGGCGCAAGCAAGGTCATCTTTGGCTCCGAGTTCCCCCTCTCCCATCCCGCCTTGGAGATGAAGAAAGTCTATCTGCTCCCCATCACGGATGGAGAGCGCGAGCAGATCCTGGGAGGAAACATCCGGGGCCTACTCTGTCTGGATTGA
- a CDS encoding phenylacetate--CoA ligase family protein, protein MAPPDRLETINQVLQQARNSIFYKERLPVAPLRTWEDFQRLPFTSKEDLRRYSPHGLVCVPDRELLQYHESSATTGTPVSVWYSRDDLAEIRERFSAWGVGFMPGDRVLVRFPYALSTIGHFVHAAAQHRQACVIPADSRTSITPLPRVVELMRKLQVTVLATISLSAMMIAEAAEMAGLDPRRDFPHLRAICCAGEPLTLYRRRYLEELWGVPVYDNYGMTETGPQAMDCHEQRLHPWQDLFWMEILDERLEKAVAPGDVGHLVVTSLSRRASPMIRYLTGDRVQRLEQPCGCGHSSTLRIRGRAEESLWVHNRPFDLWELEEIVHQLPSRRFWKAAAQQNGLHFIVEQEGDRDHVPPALLAQLEQQHGVRLTVDLVPKGTLYDRKELISFGMLGKPVYLCSPQSLQESHP, encoded by the coding sequence ATGGCACCACCAGACCGCCTCGAAACCATCAATCAAGTACTTCAGCAGGCTCGGAACTCCATCTTCTACAAAGAGCGCCTGCCAGTTGCTCCCCTCCGGACCTGGGAGGACTTCCAGCGGCTCCCCTTCACGTCCAAGGAGGATCTGCGCAGGTACTCCCCCCACGGACTCGTCTGCGTCCCGGACCGGGAACTCTTGCAGTACCATGAGTCCTCCGCGACGACCGGTACCCCCGTCTCTGTCTGGTATAGCCGGGATGATCTGGCGGAAATCCGGGAGCGGTTCTCGGCCTGGGGGGTCGGATTCATGCCCGGAGACCGGGTGCTCGTCCGGTTCCCCTATGCGCTCTCCACCATCGGTCACTTCGTCCATGCCGCAGCCCAGCACAGGCAGGCTTGTGTCATTCCCGCGGACAGCCGGACGAGCATCACCCCTCTGCCGCGCGTGGTCGAGCTGATGAGGAAATTGCAGGTGACCGTCCTCGCCACCATCTCTCTCTCAGCCATGATGATTGCCGAAGCCGCCGAGATGGCAGGGCTCGACCCTCGCCGGGACTTTCCTCACCTGCGTGCCATTTGTTGCGCAGGTGAGCCATTGACCCTTTACCGGCGCCGCTACCTCGAAGAGCTCTGGGGCGTTCCTGTGTATGACAACTATGGAATGACGGAGACGGGCCCTCAAGCCATGGATTGCCATGAGCAACGCCTCCATCCCTGGCAGGATTTGTTCTGGATGGAAATACTGGATGAGCGCCTTGAGAAAGCCGTGGCGCCAGGGGATGTCGGACACCTGGTCGTTACCTCGCTCTCCCGGAGGGCTTCACCCATGATTCGCTACCTGACAGGAGACCGGGTTCAGCGCCTGGAACAACCCTGCGGGTGTGGCCACAGCTCGACGCTGCGGATCCGAGGCAGGGCAGAGGAGTCTCTGTGGGTCCACAACAGGCCATTCGACCTGTGGGAACTCGAGGAGATCGTCCACCAATTGCCCAGCCGACGCTTCTGGAAGGCAGCGGCTCAACAGAATGGGCTCCACTTCATCGTCGAGCAGGAAGGGGACAGAGACCACGTCCCACCAGCCCTCCTGGCACAACTGGAACAACAGCACGGCGTCCGCCTGACGGTGGACCTGGTTCCCAAGGGGACTCTTTACGACCGGAAGGAGCTCATCTCCTTCGGCATGTTGGGCAAGCCGGTCTACCTCTGCTCGCCCCAGTCTTTGCAAGAAAGCCATCCGTAA